The Silene latifolia isolate original U9 population chromosome Y, ASM4854445v1, whole genome shotgun sequence sequence gcaatcgggctagctcacggatggctgctgtccagccgcttttgtgagggtttgaggggggttttcttggtgattaagctaggatattatgggtaggatactagggtatgggttagggttaatgggtacgggtcttggtagtgtttggagcgggtttgggctcgcgaattgagctgcaaaacagggcatACGGGACTCGgtttatgcgggctgcttgtgaggggtttgggacgaggatttgggctgtggtatggggggttcgaacaagggtggatgggtattggtctaggtgggttagcatactcgagattcgtgccaattcgcaaagaaaacgggcccaaaaaccgagctaaaatcgagctcaaaaacatgcttaaaaacgagttttcttcgcttttaaaatcgatttttcaaatcaattaataaattaaaacaaatgacttttcaaatcaaatatactcataaaatgatttttcaaaccaattatttatcttattttcaataaaataaacttgggaaaataaaattcaaaatagaataaattaaattgaaatcactttaaaaggctttaatttaaatatcacttaaattaataaaatgaactcactaaagaacattaaattaaatatcatttaaaataataaaatgaattccctttaaaaaacattaatttaaatatcatttaaattaataaaatacttcatcgacgacgcccattctacctcgtaaaacgagctccaaataatgacaatgacaactaaagaatacatgtgtcctatcatcatcgggtgtttgtcgggttctctataaattccaatatcgacggatacgggtatctacagtctcttaaagtccttaagtttcggtttctgaaaaattgtcttgatcttgcgttaatctttattatcaagataacggtattatattgagggggaactttttacATTGTCACAATTTTAGatgacttgccatcatcaaaaagagggaatttgttgaaccatatagtttatatgtttatgttttgatgatgtcaaggtgttttacattttatatacttgttgcgtgtaatcgtttgttaagtatttTAGAACTAACCTATTATGAGCAACAAAGAAGAATGTGACAATTGCGTAAGAAGTTCAAgagccttcgttcaagatcaaacgattcaagattcattcaagaactatgtgaagacgaagttcgtctaaagtttaatcaagcttggatgatgacgtagcctatactcgaagatctccttgaagattagaatagtataggtgattatctcgtaatggtaatcaagaatgagtttcttgattagtaaagttatagctttgcagctataacattactagtaaaagagctcaatgttatagctcttctactataacattgaaatgctgagtttttatacacgacttataattgtttcgaaaattgttttttaattgtttaaagtttgttttaaatgttttaataaaaatatttatattataaagcccggtttagtgaggagtccggttttatagtaaacgttaattggtagtcttgatggatcaacttatgagttggaccttgctactaattagggtttctgtatagcctctcttaaaacctaaattctaatcatatgttaagactagggtttgcacgagtcacgaggcacatgagccgtgacatctcgtgttacctagggtatattaggtaaagattttattctataataatatctttacatatcttatatatcttacttaatatatttgagtatggtaaaagatattcttgttttaggaaatcttatcataatcttagaatttagagtaaagataatatttgaaaagattatattctatcttttagaatattcttttttatcttttaaggcttttaggaaagagataataagaagatataatttgtttttatatcttaatatttcggctattagggtttgacaaaaccgtgtagcctactcttccttctcctataaatacattgctatttacaacatctaaaacagagaccttaagcataaaaatggtttttaatttttacaaagcaaaccgtgtgttttaagcagaaaaaccgatttgctattttgaaaggtcgtgtgtcataaaactcgcatactcgttcttcatttatcgttataagataatagtgcttagttgaattcttaacttgttcattaacgtgaacctttgttagaatcattagtgctttcttattagcgtaaattagtcactcgagtatttaacggtactcattgagttacagctagagttagttgtacgagttgggttagtaaatttgtaatccgtaaaaaggtactaaatttattaatcaagaataatggacgtaggtttcgacttgtgaaactgaaccacttcaaaaccctgtgtctcttcgttctttcgtttgtttcgtttattatgTTTACCTTCATtggttgattagttaaagttttaatcaataaactttaaataatcaattacattagcataatcgaaaaagctttcaaaaagttttaaatcctcaattcacccccccccccccccctcttgagtattttggatcaatagactcttcagggAGATTTATCCTTGATTTTGCCTCGATTATTTGTTAACCTTTGCCAAATTTCGATGTTTATCCACATGAGTGAACCCGGCTACCCTAGCTTCCTTAATTAGCATATTAATAAATTTGCTTGCTTTAGTTGTAGTCTTATTAGCTAGTTTATCAATCTTTCAACATTTGCTAGAACTAAACTAGGAATAAAACAATCAATCTAAGAGCCAAATACCGTCTCTGTGGATCGACCTTCTTACCCTACTACATTCATTAGTTTGTTATTGAGTTTATTAATATTGTTTGCATACCGATGAGCACGACAAACTCGGTATCAAAATggagccgttgccggggacggtgataTTGGATTAGATTAGTATTTTGTTTCTAGGCTtagtttgtttatttgtttgtttttccaTCCTTGTCCTAGTGCATTATTTGCATTAGGACCATTTGATCTCTTTTTGAGTGTATGTATAGGTGTAATACCGGTTCTGTTTTCCCTCTTGATCGAGAGATCGAGAAGTCTTTCCGGGTAAGAAGATGGTTAGCAGTATCGGCTCTAAGGATATCTCCACCTCTCAACCAAACCACTCTCCAAATCACTCACCCACCCATTCACAACATTCAAACTCACCTAGCCCACCAAATACACCACGAACCAACTTCGTTGATAAAGAAATGACGGACCAACCAATGGGTTACTACCATAGACCGGATCATAATCGATCTTACTCGGAAATTAATTATGGAGTTCTTGCTCCTAATACTTTTGAGCTCCGCCATCATACAATATCCTTTATTCAACAAGATATTATTCATATCTTGAAGAGTGAAGATGCTCATGAACATCTTGTCTTATTCAAGGAAAAAGCGGGTATGATCAAGTATGATGGCATCACGGAAGAGCAAATTCTTCTTATGCTCTTTCCTCTTTCATTGAAGGATAATGCTAGAAAATGGTTGAATTCACATGAACCGGGtactttcactacttgggaaAGCTTGTCAAAGGCTTTTATCAACAAATTTTACCCTCCTTCAAAAACCGCTAGAATAAGACATGATATCCAAACTTTCAAGCAAAAGCATCTTGAAACCTTAAGTGAAGGATGGGAAATATTTAGAGATCTTCTTACCTCTTGCCCACATAAGGAATCCCCAAGTGGATGACAACCCAAATCTTCTTCAAAACCCTTGAGCAAAGGTTTAGGGATATGATTGTGGCGGCCTCCGGTGGCAACTTTGACAATATGAAAAATGCCCAAATCACGGAGATGATTCAAAACATTTCCGACATGTAAATTAGCTATGGAGGTAGAGAAGGTGACTATAGAAGAGAAAATGAGTCCAAGAGTGAAGGACCTTCAAAGCTAGAGTTGGAAAACAAGGCCAAGTTGGATGAATTGTCAAAGAAATTTGATAACTTTTTGGAGGAGATGAAGCATGAAAATGCTTATCATGAAGAAAGACCAAGTCATTCCAAGGTCTACTATGTTCAAGAGCCTAGGTCACCACAAGGACCTACTCTCAACAAGGTCCTCCTCCTAGAAACTATCAATAATATGCTCCTACTTGTGAGAATTGTGGTGGTATTGGGCATTCTTATGACACTTGTTCATCCTTTCCACAACAAAACAACCAAACATACATTCCACCTCACCAAAATTTCCAACAACAAATTCCGTATCCACCTTCACAAGAGCAATTTCAACAACCTTACCAACCTCCACTCATTGAACCTCCAAATGTCAACCCTCCCATTGAGAGAATGTTGGAATAAATTGATACTAGAGCTCAATAAAGAGAAGCCCATTATGATCAACAATTCAAGAATTTGAGAACCGAACTCACCAATGTCCAAGCTCACCAAAGGACTTTTGATTCTCAAATAGCCAATCAATGGACTTCTAACACTCAAAGAAGCCCGCATTCTTTGCCAACTCAAGGGCTTAACCCCGAAGATGGACTACCACTTCATCAACAAGTCCACTTGGTTACCTTGAGAAGTGGGAAGGAATTAGGAGGATCAATGGAGATAGTAAGTGAACAACTTGAGAAAGATGAAAATTTCGTCTTGGAAGAAATTGTGGTTGGCAAAGTGGTTGATCGGGAATTCTTGATTGGTCTTGAACCAAATGATGAAGATGAACTTGGCCCTCCCATATGGGACACTATGAATAGGGGtgggcaccggtccaaaaccggaccggaaccggaaccggtttggaccggaaccggaatcgaCAAAATTCATGGACCGGGACCGGACTGAATTACAAAATTCcggaccgggaccggaccggaaaaattccggtccaagaccggaccggaccggttggaccggaattacccactttttcaaattccgTTCCATTGGACCGAATCGGaccggaataaaaatacaattttaagaaaaaaaatgcaaataacaataattccgggcattccggtccggaccggaccggaccggaaaccggaatcttggaaaatggtcgaccggaatttttaattccggtttcggtccactagattccggtccggaccggtccatttttccggtccggaccggattatgcccaccctACTTATGAAGACTCCTTGCAAAatgataagtgtggggagggaagttATGAAGAGCTTGGTGCCCCTATTTGGGATGTCTATGATAATGAGGAAGACTCCCCACTACCACCTCCTTCCGAAATCTTTAAAGAAGAAGTGCTTGTCCATGACAAGTGTggggaagaagaaaaaaaattgggaaatggaggttgatgaatttgagcTTGCCATATTTGGGGAGTTGATGAGCCCTGAGAGAAACTACGACATTTGTAGTTTTGACTCTAGCTTGGAACAAATTGAAGCTCTAGTCTTTGAAAATGGCCCGGTTCAATTGGAGAGTCAAAGAAATGAGGATATAAGTGATAATATcatgaacctcaatgttgagaagttgactccttcACCTCTTATTGCCCACCATTTCCCTTGTTTTGAGAACCATGTGGACATTCCCTCTTCTTATGAAGTTCATGAGATTCCGTCCCTCTCTCCTTCTAGCTACTACATTGAAATGGAGGAACCTAGTCACCAAGAGGATCCTAGAAACAATACCGAGAGGAGTTAGAGGAAGAACGGGAAGAAGCGTTGGAAGAGAAGTTGGGTGCGGTTCACGATAGCTTGGCACTACTTGTGTCTAGTTGAGGGTTTTGCTAGAGCCTTTGACCGTCTTCTCCGTGCCTTGAGTGACATGGATCATGCTACTTGGAAATTCAAGCAACAAAATTTTGATGAGAGGTTTTGTGGAGTCCCTTAAGAACCACCAAATTGTATATATTCTCTTCCCTTACTTACTTATACTTTACTTGTATTTTAGTTTCCTCTCTacatttgttccattgaggacaatgtcacgttttaagtgtggggaggggattcattatataaaaaccataaaaatttcaaaaatttcaaaaacatgttcttaatTTTCGAAAatatcaaaaaatacaaaaatatgttctttaattttccACTCTCTCCCTACTTTAGTCCCATCGAGGACGATGTGCatcttaagtgtggggagggaaatatccatcttgtgaatatttgtaaatatatttacttgttaatttggAAAAATTGCAaaaaatgttggaatatgtgtcctccgacaataatgcgatcacaactgttgatcatgatgatcacatgtttaagtctcattttaaagaatacaattgggaagtatttttactgtcaactgatcaacatatatcggtaatgattggctgactagagtttgacattactgtcgtgcgacggtggtgatcagttgatcccctaggtcatacctatagggcaacactcttaattgatcaattaattgatcgtataacgttacgagtcaattaatttaattaaaattgacggacgattttggaagtaatatttacgtatctcattgaaattgattgaaatgagatacggtctgagtaatcgaattgtatcattactcatatgaaattattgtttaaggaaacaattaaatttgaatgaattattataaatacaaattgttgtgatttataattggtaaaatattttggtacaagtaattatgaattactaagtcaatttttgtatatgacgtatttttattaatacgttgatttttaatatgttaaaaatacataacaaatttatgtaacatatgacctgtgacatattgacaattgacaaaaataaaatgaattccaTGTTATCTATGTGTACCGAAAATAAGAGGTTCATTAGCCTAATATTGTGATGgatatattagtggaaaacatgatgattacaaaatagctagccatgcaaaacctattgttcttgtgaaggcaaccatgagcatgcattggctcttttgttcctcctctcccacccggttttgggaagaaaacccttgtggttttcttcttatttttgcctaatattcactaagatAGAGACttgtgattattattcattcatcccatctaaaaacaagagttttagaaagagaaaatttcCTCCATtattcctctctctcaaccggttttgggagagataccaaataattttgggtcaatttttcttacaaaattaatattatctagtatacattatattaattttattaagagtgtgctttgggtattaatccttgggagagatcctacactt is a genomic window containing:
- the LOC141632509 gene encoding uncharacterized protein LOC141632509, whose amino-acid sequence is MTDQPMGYYHRPDHNRSYSEINYGVLAPNTFELRHHTISFIQQDIIHILKSEDAHEHLVLFKEKAGMIKYDGITEEQILLMLFPLSLKDNARKWLNSHEPGTFTTWESLSKAFINKFYPPSKTARIRHDIQTFKQKHLETLSEGWEIFRDLLTSCPHKESPSG